A genomic stretch from Carassius auratus strain Wakin unplaced genomic scaffold, ASM336829v1 scaf_tig00046076, whole genome shotgun sequence includes:
- the LOC113088321 gene encoding single-minded homolog 2-like, which yields MKEKSKNAAKTRREKENGEFYELAKLLPLPSAITSQLDKASIIRLTTSYLKMRAVFPDGLGEAWGQSARVSPLDIMAKDLGSHLLQTLDGFVFVVAPDGKIMYISETASVHLGLSQVELTGNSIFEYIHPSDHDEMSAVLSAHQPLQPHFLQELELERSFFLRMKCVLAKRNAGLTSGGYKVIHCSGYLKLRQLLMDMPLFESCYQIVGLVAVGQSFPPSGVTEIKLHSNMFMFRASLDLKLIFLDSRVAELTGYEPQDLIEKTLYHHVHGCDVFHLRHAHHLLLVKGQVTTKYYRMLAKHGGWVWVQSCATIVHNSRSSRPHCIVSVNYVLTHVEYKQMQLSQDQSRSRPSLSYKTSSLVVPQDSRKQLKAKAAKIQSKPKAPPYPQVRALAGSPGNGFQTSLHADEAECPSWKSSPCSLPSCQQQMHIPEPSYTHTPAQTHLSRRETPWSCVHSGSAGDAFTAQLLQSGYRPGGAFKEESGQNRSSREHQTLQGFGQNRELSEQIHTEDKRLLVSQSRVSLNLQHVWAKHVPSGPYTLSHLTDGYRAEEVHRTQSTAGPHYISTSVIISNER from the exons ATGAAGGAAAAGTCCAAGAATGCTGCGAAGACacgaagagaaaaagaaaatggagaATTTTATGAACTGGCCAAACTGTTGCCGCTGCCCTCGGCCATCACATCTCAGCTGGACAAAGCGTCCATCATCAGACTGACCACAAGCTACCTGAAGATGAGAGCCGTGTTTCCAGACG ggCTCGGAGAGGCCTGGGGTCAGTCAGCGAGGGTCAGTCCTCTGGACATCATGGCCAAAGATCTGGGATCACACCTGCTGCAG ACGCTGGACGGGTTTGTGTTTGTCGTCGCGCCTGATGGTAAAATCATGTACATTTCAGAAACAGCTTCGGTACATCTGGGTTTGTCACAG gtgGAACTGACCGGTAACAGCATCTTTGAGTACATTCATCCATCAGACCACGACGAGATGAGCGCCGTGCTGAGCGCACACCAACCGCTGCAGCCACACTTCCTgcagg AGCTGGAGCTCGAGCGCTCGTTCTTCCTGCGCATGAAGTGTGTTCTGGCGAAGCGGAACGCGGGACTCACGAGCGGCGGTTATAAG gtgatCCACTGCAGCGGTTATCTGAAGCTCCGTCAGCTGCTGATGGACATGCCTCTGTTTGAGTCGTGCTATCAGATCGTGGGGCTGGTGGCGGTCGGTCAGTCTTTTCCTCCCAGCGGCGTCACCGAGATCAAACTCCACAGCAACATGTTCATGTTCCGCGCAAGTCTGGACCTCAAACTCATCTTCCTGGACAGCAG GGTGGCTGAGTTAACGGGTTACGAGCCGCAGGATTTGATTGAGAAGACTCTCTACCATCACGTCCACGGCTGCGACGTCTTCCACCTGCGACACGCGCATCATTTAC tgctggTGAAGGGGCAGGTCACCACCAAGTACTACCGAATGCTGGCCAAACACGGCGGCTGGGTTTGGGTGCAGAGCTGCGCCACCATCGTTCACAACAGCCGCTCATCTCGGCCACACTGCATCGTCAGCGTCAACTATGTCCTCAC CCATGTGGAATATAAACAGATGCAGCTCTCTCAGGACCAGAGCAGATCCAGACCGTCTCTCTCATATAAGACCTCGAGTCTGGTGGTTCCTCAGGACTCACGCAAACAGCTGAAAGCCAAAGCAGCCAAAATCCAAAGCAAACCCAAAGCTCCCCCGTATCCACAGGTAAGAGCGCTCGCAGGCTCACCCGGGAACGGTTTCCAGACCTCTCTGCATGCTGATGAAGCGGAGTGTCCTTCGTGGAAGTCGAGTCCCTGCAGCCTGCCATCCTGTCAGCAGCAGATGCACATCCCCGAGccgtcctacacacacacacctgcgcaGACACACCTGTCCCGCAGGGAAACACCCTGGAGCTGCGTACACTCAG GTTCGGCGGGTGATGCATTCACAGCCCAGCTGCTGCAGAGTGGCTACAGACCCGGCGGGGCGTTTAAAGAGGAGTCGGGTCAGAACCGCAGCAGCAGAGAGCATCAGACGCTCCAGGGCTTCGGCCAGAACAGAGAACTCTCAGAACAGATCCACACAGAGGACAAGAGACTCCTGGTGTCCCAGAGCAGAGTCTCTCTCAACCTCCAGCACGTCTGGGCCAAACACGTCCCATCAGGACCCTACACTCTCAGCCACTTAACGGATGGGTACCGGGCCGAGGAGGTGCACCGGACCCAGAGCACCGCTGGCCCTCATTACATCAGCACCTCCGTCATCATCAGCAACGAGAGGTGA